In a genomic window of Cytobacillus sp. FSL H8-0458:
- a CDS encoding putative DNA-binding protein encodes MLEKTTRMNYLYDFYQSLLTPKQRSYMSLYYLDDFSLGEIAEEYDVSRQAVYDNIKRTESMLEEYEEKLLLFHKFQERSKLIAEIKKMLQEGSPSREALEEAVAELEKLD; translated from the coding sequence ATGCTCGAAAAGACAACGAGGATGAACTACCTTTATGATTTCTATCAATCGTTGTTAACTCCTAAGCAGAGAAGCTATATGTCCCTTTACTACCTGGATGATTTTTCGCTTGGAGAGATTGCCGAGGAATATGATGTTAGCCGGCAAGCGGTTTATGACAACATTAAGAGAACAGAATCAATGCTTGAAGAGTATGAAGAAAAGCTGTTATTATTTCATAAATTTCAAGAGCGCAGCAAGCTGATTGCAGAAATAAAAAAGATGCTTCAGGAAGGTTCCCCTTCCCGAGAGGCACTGGAAGAAGCAGTGGCAGAGCTTGAGAAATTAGATTAG
- a CDS encoding VWA domain-containing protein codes for MGIEVKYPFLFLILIPAVIIIILFIRNHSGKGNEKFWIAGLRLIIFSLLIIALTVPQVVLPVKGQTVVFLADRSASIGTNEEALAWIENSTSHRKSDDQFAVAAFGKNAVLEQNLGRNREAVNEFNGMAEDSQSNLEAGLQFAASLIPRESSGRIVLMTDGNETEGESLEAAAVLKNRNIEIDHVPLRTAAGDDVSISKLNVPPSLYLGEEAPITIEVTSNVAKEADIRVSLNHKEVLKETVQVNEGKNVYTFTHKADTAGLTVYKAEIAAERDAYSENNALHSVVNVKGTPKVLIVQGEEAGDIVNLLKGSGLATDTVIPEKLPTVLSGYLQYQSIIFNNVPATVISEQQMILMEKAVKEFGTGFIMFGGEESFGLGGYFKTPIEKLLPVDMDIKGKKEMPSLGLVLVMDRSGSMAGNKIELAKEAAARSVELLREEDTLGFIAFDDRPWEILETKPLKDKKKAIEKIKSITPGGGTEIFTSLEQAYSELEDLQLQRKHIILLTDGQSATNGDYELLIESGKEKNITLSTVALGQDADRGLLEELAGMGSGRFYDVTDSSVIPSILSRETVMATRTYIEDKPFYPSIQPYPDWSSLFENGVPEMNAYIASTAKPRAQVPLLSEKKDPVLAEWQYGMGRTAAFTSDISGKWSGEWASWEKWPSFINQLVTKTLPQYESEPYRVDVENKDGNTVLSLESAASISLPIETSIVSETGEQIKANMRLTAPGKYEALIPESAGMYFLNIKQTDQNGNIQVHQTGFTIPYSEEYLQKGTNKEHLKSLSKMTGGKELASGEEAFRPLKKTASTKQPISEWLLLAAFLLFFSEIAVRRFGLTALAAGILKKNRKVKEKPDVPMKVPKLKASRKKPSPSEQAPVKLQGEIPVKETPEKTKAKKPNRPKPAAELSPKEREERMKRLLDAKNRKK; via the coding sequence GTGGGCATAGAGGTTAAATATCCCTTCCTGTTTCTCATCCTGATTCCTGCTGTCATAATCATTATTTTATTTATTCGAAATCACAGCGGAAAAGGAAATGAAAAATTTTGGATTGCCGGTTTGAGGCTGATCATTTTCTCATTATTAATTATTGCACTGACCGTTCCCCAGGTGGTTCTTCCGGTAAAGGGACAGACCGTCGTATTTTTGGCCGACCGTTCTGCAAGCATTGGCACGAATGAGGAGGCACTGGCCTGGATAGAAAACAGCACCAGCCACAGGAAAAGTGACGATCAATTTGCAGTGGCGGCTTTTGGGAAAAATGCAGTGCTTGAACAGAATTTAGGCAGAAACCGTGAAGCTGTAAACGAATTTAACGGGATGGCTGAAGATTCCCAATCAAATCTGGAAGCAGGCCTGCAATTTGCCGCTTCACTCATTCCGAGGGAGTCTTCCGGCAGAATTGTCTTGATGACAGACGGGAATGAAACGGAAGGCGAAAGCCTGGAAGCTGCAGCAGTTTTAAAAAATCGGAATATCGAGATTGACCATGTGCCATTAAGAACAGCAGCAGGGGACGATGTCTCAATCTCAAAATTAAACGTTCCTCCTTCACTATATTTAGGAGAAGAGGCTCCGATTACAATAGAAGTTACCAGCAATGTTGCCAAAGAAGCTGATATCAGAGTATCGTTAAATCATAAAGAAGTATTAAAGGAAACCGTTCAAGTAAACGAAGGGAAAAATGTTTATACGTTTACCCACAAAGCGGATACCGCAGGGTTAACGGTATATAAAGCAGAGATAGCTGCCGAGCGGGATGCATACTCTGAAAACAATGCACTTCACTCTGTTGTGAATGTGAAGGGTACGCCTAAGGTCCTGATCGTACAAGGAGAGGAAGCTGGCGATATTGTGAATCTTTTAAAAGGTTCAGGCCTTGCGACAGACACCGTTATTCCAGAGAAGCTTCCGACCGTACTCTCAGGTTATTTGCAATATCAGTCGATTATTTTTAATAATGTCCCTGCAACTGTCATCTCAGAGCAGCAAATGATTCTGATGGAGAAGGCAGTGAAAGAATTCGGCACTGGTTTTATTATGTTTGGCGGTGAAGAAAGCTTCGGGCTGGGGGGCTATTTTAAAACTCCGATTGAGAAATTACTTCCGGTGGATATGGATATCAAAGGCAAGAAAGAAATGCCTTCCTTAGGTCTTGTGTTAGTTATGGACCGTTCCGGAAGTATGGCAGGAAATAAAATTGAATTGGCGAAAGAGGCGGCTGCCCGTTCAGTTGAACTGCTGCGTGAAGAAGATACACTCGGATTCATTGCGTTTGATGACCGGCCATGGGAAATCCTTGAAACCAAGCCTCTCAAGGATAAGAAAAAGGCAATTGAAAAAATCAAATCCATTACACCGGGCGGGGGGACAGAAATCTTTACTTCTCTCGAACAGGCATACAGTGAGCTTGAAGATTTACAGCTGCAGAGAAAGCATATCATCTTGCTGACAGATGGCCAATCTGCCACAAATGGAGACTATGAGCTTTTAATTGAAAGCGGGAAAGAGAAGAATATCACTCTCTCAACTGTTGCTCTTGGCCAGGATGCTGATAGAGGGCTGCTGGAAGAACTTGCGGGAATGGGGTCAGGGCGTTTTTACGATGTTACAGACTCTTCCGTTATACCAAGCATTTTATCACGAGAAACCGTAATGGCTACGCGAACTTATATCGAGGACAAACCTTTTTACCCAAGTATCCAGCCTTACCCTGACTGGTCCTCTCTTTTTGAAAATGGTGTGCCGGAAATGAATGCCTATATAGCTTCCACTGCTAAGCCGCGGGCACAGGTGCCGCTGTTAAGTGAAAAAAAAGACCCGGTACTTGCTGAATGGCAATATGGAATGGGGCGGACAGCGGCCTTTACATCCGACATCTCAGGCAAGTGGTCGGGAGAATGGGCAAGCTGGGAAAAGTGGCCGTCCTTTATTAATCAGCTTGTCACTAAAACCCTGCCGCAGTATGAAAGTGAACCATATAGGGTTGATGTTGAGAACAAGGATGGCAATACAGTGCTCAGCCTGGAATCTGCGGCAAGCATTTCTTTGCCCATTGAGACATCCATCGTGTCGGAAACGGGTGAACAGATAAAAGCCAATATGAGGCTTACTGCTCCAGGCAAGTATGAGGCGCTGATTCCTGAAAGTGCGGGAATGTACTTTTTAAATATTAAACAGACAGATCAGAATGGAAATATTCAGGTTCATCAGACCGGTTTTACCATTCCATATTCTGAGGAGTATTTGCAAAAGGGAACAAATAAAGAGCATTTGAAGTCACTCTCAAAAATGACTGGTGGCAAGGAGCTGGCAAGCGGAGAAGAAGCATTCCGGCCGCTGAAAAAAACGGCAAGCACCAAACAGCCAATCAGCGAATGGCTGCTTCTCGCTGCATTCCTGCTCTTTTTTTCAGAAATAGCAGTAAGGCGCTTTGGTCTAACGGCTCTTGCAGCGGGAATTCTGAAGAAAAACAGAAAAGTTAAAGAAAAGCCAGATGTGCCTATGAAGGTACCAAAACTTAAAGCTTCCAGGAAAAAACCGTCTCCCTCCGAACAGGCGCCTGTTAAACTTCAAGGAGAAATTCCTGTAAAGGAAACACCGGAGAAAACAAAAGCAAAGAAGCCGAACCGGCCAAAACCAGCAGCAGAACTCTCGCCGAAAGAAAGAGAAGAGCGGATGAAAAGGCTGCTGGATGCAAAAAACAGGAAAAAATAA
- a CDS encoding vWA domain-containing protein: MQFLNPAYFILSIFIGAFVLFYFFRKQYAEKTISSNLLWEQVLNEWQASPWLKKLQQNLLFWLQLLALLLLVLALVRPFWLEDSLKGEHIIIIIDPSASMSAESGGKSRFEIVKEEMLGLAGKLNGQQVSLIKAGEKNEILLSREDDPNTIRRTIEGLELTYEHENMEKAILLAGSLSSGKDTALHIFSDSAGKKDLMKELAGLYTVVHNIGENAGNVSLQSFGTAAAGDGISAVAVIENQSSGNIETGFTVKSEEEVLFEQNLSLKANEEKTVQIKNLPEKPYYEAAISIKDGYSADNHAASIYTDPKPKVYTMGGVNPFAVKGFQTIGAELLQTDPAALKGLDMKGVVVAEGSNLSQLPDLPMIFFNTSKDKAKLEEEITGDDDRLFEFANFEKVYISSASSVLKGEWETVLKSGDIPLIQRGMHNGQPIIIVNFDLSDTDWPLLPGFPIFLYNSYQWLSQQSDFLGYFSSGEERWINIGNGTGSLEIFNNKDENLYSLDLNKETFKAPIIPGTYQAVSGNQIYYFSVLLDEREKSAGTEESFTINAKSSEKSSMTQRPNESLWFWLALIALILIAIEWEVYRRGHRG; this comes from the coding sequence ATGCAATTCTTAAATCCTGCTTATTTTATTTTATCCATTTTTATCGGAGCGTTTGTCTTATTTTATTTCTTTCGGAAGCAGTATGCGGAAAAGACCATTTCATCCAATTTGCTTTGGGAGCAGGTGCTGAATGAATGGCAGGCTTCCCCTTGGCTGAAAAAGCTTCAGCAGAATCTGTTATTTTGGCTGCAATTATTGGCACTTCTATTATTGGTGCTGGCCCTTGTGCGTCCATTTTGGCTTGAAGATTCTTTAAAAGGAGAACACATAATCATTATCATTGATCCATCCGCTTCTATGTCAGCTGAAAGCGGAGGGAAAAGCCGTTTTGAGATCGTAAAAGAGGAAATGCTTGGTCTGGCGGGAAAGCTTAATGGCCAGCAGGTAAGCTTAATTAAAGCAGGAGAGAAAAATGAGATTCTCTTAAGCCGGGAAGATGATCCAAATACTATTCGAAGAACCATTGAGGGGCTGGAGCTTACTTATGAACATGAGAATATGGAAAAAGCCATCTTATTGGCAGGCTCCCTATCTTCAGGAAAAGACACGGCTCTTCATATTTTTTCAGATTCAGCTGGAAAGAAAGATCTAATGAAGGAATTGGCTGGTCTATACACTGTGGTACATAATATTGGAGAGAACGCAGGGAATGTGTCGCTGCAGTCGTTTGGGACAGCGGCCGCAGGTGATGGTATTTCAGCAGTTGCAGTGATAGAAAACCAGTCTTCTGGAAATATAGAGACAGGTTTTACAGTAAAATCTGAGGAAGAAGTCCTGTTTGAACAGAATCTATCATTAAAAGCAAATGAGGAAAAAACCGTTCAAATAAAAAATCTGCCGGAAAAACCTTACTATGAGGCAGCTATCTCCATTAAGGATGGCTATAGTGCAGATAATCATGCAGCCTCTATTTACACCGACCCAAAACCAAAGGTTTACACAATGGGAGGAGTAAATCCATTTGCTGTGAAAGGCTTTCAAACAATTGGAGCCGAATTGCTGCAGACAGATCCTGCTGCTCTGAAAGGTTTGGATATGAAAGGTGTGGTTGTGGCGGAAGGAAGCAATTTATCGCAACTCCCGGACCTGCCGATGATTTTTTTCAATACAAGCAAAGATAAAGCAAAACTTGAAGAAGAAATTACAGGTGATGATGATCGTCTTTTTGAATTTGCAAACTTTGAAAAGGTGTATATCAGTTCAGCATCCTCCGTATTGAAAGGAGAATGGGAGACTGTATTGAAAAGCGGGGATATTCCTTTAATCCAAAGGGGGATGCATAATGGGCAGCCAATTATTATCGTCAATTTTGATCTATCCGACACAGATTGGCCTCTCCTGCCAGGTTTTCCAATCTTTCTGTATAACTCTTACCAGTGGCTATCTCAGCAATCAGATTTCCTCGGATATTTCAGCTCCGGAGAAGAAAGATGGATAAATATCGGCAATGGAACTGGAAGCTTGGAAATTTTCAATAATAAAGACGAAAATCTATACTCTCTTGATCTAAACAAGGAAACCTTTAAAGCTCCTATAATCCCCGGAACTTACCAGGCTGTATCAGGTAATCAAATTTATTATTTTTCAGTCCTTCTGGATGAAAGGGAGAAAAGTGCAGGAACAGAAGAATCCTTCACCATTAATGCTAAATCGTCTGAAAAAAGCAGCATGACCCAAAGGCCTAATGAAAGTCTCTGGTTCTGGCTGGCGTTAATAGCTTTAATCCTGATTGCTATCGAATGGGAGGTATATCGCCGTGGGCATAGAGGTTAA
- a CDS encoding DUF58 domain-containing protein, protein MNSHQILLGKLQKRKVAVKTRKRGFHSGSRQSHKFGSSMEFSDFRAYQPGDDIRQIDWNVYGRTQKHYIKRFLDEQELSIAVYLDATSSMTKMEAKWEYAKALAAALSFMILSGEDRLLFSAVSSAGLQPIKRKGSVYSRRTFMEIQKIEHSALSSNFLGSLKETLSRHQQLAVIIADGFEPLQEWESLFRKLRGLKQEFWLFQVQADEEMTPAYSGDVKLIDSETGSAINVSMSPAVLAEYEKRLKKHNEQLEILCKRYGGQYIFAPETRDLQTVLFRDLYAKGLVR, encoded by the coding sequence ATGAACAGCCATCAAATCCTTCTTGGAAAGCTGCAGAAGCGTAAAGTTGCGGTTAAGACCAGGAAAAGAGGGTTTCATTCAGGTTCCAGGCAATCTCATAAATTCGGATCTTCCATGGAATTTTCTGACTTCAGGGCATATCAGCCCGGAGACGATATCCGGCAAATAGATTGGAATGTCTATGGCAGAACACAAAAACATTATATTAAACGTTTCCTTGATGAGCAGGAACTGTCTATTGCTGTTTATCTGGATGCCACTTCATCAATGACCAAAATGGAAGCAAAATGGGAGTATGCCAAAGCGCTGGCTGCGGCTTTGAGCTTTATGATTCTTTCTGGTGAAGACCGGCTCCTATTTTCAGCTGTTTCTTCTGCTGGCTTACAGCCTATCAAAAGAAAAGGCTCTGTTTACAGCAGGCGAACATTCATGGAAATCCAGAAAATTGAACATTCAGCTCTGTCCAGTAACTTTCTGGGCAGCTTAAAAGAAACTCTTTCAAGACATCAGCAGCTTGCTGTAATAATAGCGGATGGCTTTGAGCCGCTTCAGGAATGGGAAAGCCTGTTTAGGAAGCTAAGAGGACTGAAACAGGAGTTCTGGCTATTTCAGGTTCAGGCCGATGAAGAAATGACACCGGCATATTCTGGAGATGTAAAGTTAATTGATAGTGAGACAGGGTCAGCTATAAATGTGAGCATGAGTCCTGCCGTATTGGCCGAATATGAAAAGCGCCTAAAAAAACATAATGAACAGCTTGAGATTTTATGCAAGCGGTATGGCGGCCAATATATCTTTGCGCCTGAAACAAGAGATCTTCAGACTGTTCTTTTCAGGGATCTGTATGCGAAGGGGCTGGTCAGGTGA
- a CDS encoding AAA family ATPase, whose protein sequence is MSATQEKEQQFAQAADTIARVRDEIQSFIVGQEEVVEQVLWSIFSGGHVLLEGLPGLGKTMLIKTIAEVLDLKYSRIQFTPDIMPSDITGTMLLQPDEAGRQTFSFHKGPIFANIILADEINRATPKTQSALLEAMGEKTVTIMGETKRMEKPFFVLATQNPIDMEGTYPLPEAQTDRFICKVNVAYPTQEELKEIARRTTGVQNTHLNKAAGLNDVVALQELTREILVSEDILDYAVWLITATHPDSEDAPETVREYVQYGSGPRGLQSLINMARARALCSGRFNVSIGDLKNVAYPVLRHRLLLNFEGEAAGITADSIIEGLIKENSRGAKS, encoded by the coding sequence ATGTCCGCAACACAGGAAAAAGAACAGCAATTTGCACAAGCAGCAGATACTATTGCAAGAGTGAGAGATGAAATTCAATCATTTATAGTTGGCCAGGAGGAAGTAGTCGAACAAGTATTATGGAGCATATTCTCAGGCGGCCATGTTTTGCTTGAAGGTTTGCCTGGGCTTGGTAAAACCATGCTGATTAAGACTATTGCAGAAGTGCTGGATCTGAAATATTCCCGCATTCAATTTACCCCTGATATAATGCCATCCGATATAACCGGAACTATGCTGCTTCAGCCTGATGAAGCAGGCAGGCAAACATTCAGTTTCCATAAAGGGCCCATATTCGCCAACATCATCCTTGCAGATGAAATTAACAGGGCAACACCTAAAACACAAAGTGCCCTGCTTGAGGCAATGGGAGAAAAAACGGTTACTATAATGGGTGAAACCAAGAGGATGGAAAAGCCATTTTTTGTTCTCGCAACTCAAAACCCGATTGATATGGAAGGAACATATCCTCTGCCGGAGGCCCAAACCGACCGGTTTATATGTAAGGTAAACGTAGCATATCCGACACAGGAAGAATTAAAAGAAATTGCCAGGAGAACTACAGGTGTGCAAAATACTCATTTAAATAAAGCGGCCGGGCTGAATGATGTAGTTGCTCTTCAGGAACTCACAAGAGAAATCCTCGTATCAGAGGATATCCTCGATTATGCTGTATGGCTGATCACTGCCACACACCCGGATTCAGAGGATGCACCGGAAACAGTAAGAGAATACGTCCAATATGGCAGCGGTCCCCGCGGACTCCAGAGTCTGATAAATATGGCAAGAGCAAGAGCATTGTGCTCAGGAAGGTTCAATGTTTCGATAGGTGACCTTAAAAATGTTGCCTATCCCGTTCTGCGCCACCGCCTCCTTTTAAACTTTGAAGGAGAAGCAGCGGGGATTACGGCAGATTCGATTATTGAAGGTCTAATAAAAGAAAATTCCCGGGGAGCTAAGAGCTGA
- a CDS encoding ABC transporter permease, translated as MKNLVVNPVLNKEFKLRFRSFKSYLGVLFYLLALGLIIVGFIFIESLSNNMQGFFKPEQSRTMFMVLSILQLGLILFITPGLTAGVISSERERQTLNIMLTTTQSSSSIILSKLISSISYLILLIAASLPLYSFVFLFGGISPGQLLTTMGFYLFTIVVYGSIGVLFSTLIRKTIVSMVTTYGVTLFLAGGTAFLALIFMQLTNAYGYTGTQPTNPLAYFPAMLNPVIILMSTFEPEMTNEITRSTGIEFPLWISYLISYTLIFIGAVLLSIIKLRPNMRKG; from the coding sequence ATGAAGAATTTAGTCGTAAATCCTGTACTGAATAAAGAATTTAAGCTCCGCTTCCGAAGCTTTAAAAGTTACCTTGGGGTCCTATTTTACCTCTTGGCATTAGGGCTTATCATTGTTGGATTCATTTTTATTGAATCACTGTCAAACAACATGCAGGGCTTTTTTAAACCGGAACAGAGCCGGACAATGTTTATGGTTTTATCTATATTGCAGCTTGGTTTGATTCTATTTATTACCCCTGGATTAACAGCAGGCGTTATCAGCAGTGAAAGAGAGAGGCAGACCTTAAATATCATGCTCACGACGACTCAAAGCTCCTCAAGCATAATATTAAGCAAGCTGATCTCTTCCATTTCATATTTAATTCTGCTGATTGCGGCAAGTTTGCCTCTCTATAGCTTTGTGTTTTTATTTGGAGGTATTTCTCCAGGCCAGCTGCTTACGACAATGGGATTTTATTTGTTTACAATCGTGGTTTACGGCAGCATTGGAGTCTTATTTTCAACGCTAATCAGAAAAACCATTGTCTCGATGGTTACCACCTATGGGGTTACTTTATTCTTAGCAGGCGGAACGGCTTTCCTTGCTTTAATTTTTATGCAATTAACAAATGCATATGGGTATACTGGAACTCAGCCGACGAATCCGCTGGCATATTTCCCGGCTATGCTCAATCCGGTCATTATTCTGATGAGTACCTTTGAGCCGGAAATGACCAATGAGATTACAAGATCAACAGGCATTGAATTTCCTTTGTGGATTTCTTACTTAATTTCATATACTTTGATTTTCATTGGAGCAGTGCTGCTTAGCATTATAAAACTCCGTCCCAATATGAGAAAGGGCTAG
- a CDS encoding ABC transporter ATP-binding protein yields MIEIIDLTKRYGKFTALDSLNLTIEKGSVFGFVGQNGAGKSTTFSILATLLAPTSGSAYVNGYDVQKEPKLVRKQIGYMPDFFGVYDQLKADEYLHFYGASYGIPFAEREKLIPQLLDLVNLSHKRESYVDLLSRGMKQRLCLARCLIHDPEVLILDEPASGLDPRARVEMREILKELKSMGKTILISSHILPELAEMCDTIGIIDQGKLVAQGSVADIQSQLRGERLILVKVHGSAENAISFFEDDPNIFKLSLLEDGLSFQFIYKGTPEEQTELLKRAILSNLAITSFAEAETDLEDVFMEITKGVELT; encoded by the coding sequence ATGATCGAAATAATAGATTTAACGAAACGATATGGAAAATTCACAGCACTTGATTCCTTAAATCTTACTATTGAAAAAGGCAGTGTCTTTGGTTTTGTCGGACAGAATGGTGCAGGAAAATCCACAACATTTTCCATTTTGGCAACACTGCTTGCCCCAACTTCGGGATCCGCTTATGTAAACGGGTATGATGTGCAAAAGGAGCCAAAGCTCGTACGAAAGCAAATTGGCTATATGCCGGACTTCTTCGGGGTTTATGATCAGCTTAAGGCTGATGAGTATCTTCACTTCTACGGTGCAAGTTACGGTATTCCATTCGCAGAACGCGAGAAGCTGATTCCACAGCTGCTCGACCTTGTCAACTTGTCACATAAAAGAGAGTCATACGTGGACCTTCTATCAAGAGGGATGAAACAGCGTCTATGCCTGGCAAGATGCCTGATTCATGACCCTGAAGTGCTGATTCTGGATGAACCTGCATCAGGACTTGACCCGCGAGCAAGGGTAGAAATGAGGGAAATATTAAAAGAATTGAAAAGCATGGGCAAGACGATTTTAATATCTTCACATATTCTGCCTGAGCTTGCAGAAATGTGTGATACCATTGGCATTATTGATCAGGGTAAACTTGTGGCTCAGGGGTCTGTTGCTGATATCCAGTCGCAGCTTAGAGGAGAAAGGCTGATTCTTGTAAAAGTTCATGGGAGTGCTGAAAATGCCATCTCCTTTTTCGAAGATGACCCAAATATTTTTAAATTATCTTTGCTGGAGGACGGGTTATCTTTTCAGTTTATTTATAAAGGGACGCCTGAAGAGCAAACAGAACTTCTTAAAAGAGCCATATTAAGTAATCTGGCCATCACCAGCTTTGCAGAAGCGGAAACAGACCTGGAAGATGTCTTTATGGAAATTACAAAGGGAGTTGAGCTGACATGA
- the ftsY gene encoding signal recognition particle-docking protein FtsY, translating to MSFFKKLKEKITKQTDSVTEKFKDGLTKTRDNFSNKVNDLVSRYRKVDEEFFEELEEILIGADVGFDTVMELVDELRREVKRKNIQDPRVVQGVISEKLVEIYDSAGETTTELNIQTDGLTVILFVGVNGVGKTTTIGKLAHKFKSEGKNVLLAAGDTFRAGAIEQLEVWGERVGVDVIKQGAGSDPAAVMYDAVQSAKSRKADILICDTAGRLQNKVNLMKELEKVKRVIEREVPGAPHEVLLVLDATTGQNAMIQAKTFKEATDVSGIVLTKLDGTAKGGIVLAIRNELEIPVKFVGLGEKMDDLQEFIAEQYVYGLFADIVEKEAEEEEE from the coding sequence ATGAGTTTCTTTAAAAAACTAAAAGAAAAAATCACAAAGCAGACAGATAGTGTTACAGAAAAGTTTAAAGACGGATTAACCAAAACGCGTGATAATTTTTCAAATAAAGTAAATGACCTTGTTTCAAGATACCGGAAAGTGGATGAGGAATTTTTCGAGGAGCTGGAAGAAATCTTAATCGGGGCAGATGTCGGATTTGACACTGTCATGGAACTGGTGGATGAGCTGAGAAGAGAAGTAAAGCGCAAGAATATTCAAGATCCGCGCGTGGTTCAGGGAGTAATTTCTGAGAAGCTTGTAGAGATTTATGACAGCGCAGGCGAAACCACGACAGAACTAAATATACAGACAGATGGCCTTACGGTTATCCTGTTTGTTGGTGTTAACGGTGTCGGAAAAACAACGACAATCGGAAAACTTGCCCATAAGTTCAAAAGTGAAGGGAAAAATGTCCTTCTTGCAGCAGGTGATACTTTCCGTGCAGGAGCAATTGAACAGCTTGAGGTTTGGGGTGAACGCGTCGGTGTTGATGTCATTAAGCAGGGAGCGGGCTCTGATCCTGCAGCTGTCATGTATGATGCTGTTCAGTCTGCAAAGTCGCGCAAGGCCGATATTTTAATCTGTGATACAGCGGGACGTCTCCAAAATAAAGTCAATTTGATGAAAGAATTGGAAAAGGTAAAGCGCGTAATTGAAAGAGAAGTACCTGGTGCCCCGCACGAAGTATTGCTTGTTCTTGACGCTACTACCGGACAAAATGCAATGATTCAGGCTAAGACCTTCAAGGAAGCAACAGATGTTTCCGGTATCGTTCTTACAAAGCTGGATGGTACTGCAAAAGGCGGCATCGTTCTGGCAATTAGAAACGAGCTGGAAATACCTGTGAAATTCGTAGGTTTAGGTGAAAAAATGGATGACCTGCAGGAATTTATTGCAGAACAATATGTCTATGGACTCTTTGCCGACATAGTTGAAAAAGAAGCAGAAGAAGAGGAAGAATAA